From Caulobacter segnis, a single genomic window includes:
- the socA gene encoding type VI toxin-antitoxin system SocA family antitoxin has translation MTDATSKSAPHDARGVANLLLFFAAEAGVALTNLSLQKLVYFAHGLMVVRHGRPLVDGYFEAWEYGPVHPLLYASFKSAGRGVLTQRAVKRDLRTGVTQVAAPPEDPESRAVVEDVFRALGRQSSTRLVNLSHAKGGPWHEVVNESGTRAGLGLRISDMVIKQRFHRHLISIGAADEREGVAFDEIPPA, from the coding sequence ATGACTGATGCCACCTCCAAGTCTGCTCCTCATGACGCGCGCGGCGTAGCGAACCTTTTGTTGTTTTTTGCCGCCGAAGCTGGGGTGGCGCTCACCAACCTATCACTCCAGAAACTCGTCTACTTTGCACACGGACTGATGGTCGTTCGTCACGGCCGACCTCTTGTCGATGGCTATTTCGAGGCGTGGGAGTACGGTCCCGTCCATCCCCTCCTGTACGCATCGTTCAAGTCCGCCGGCCGAGGCGTGCTGACACAGCGTGCAGTTAAACGGGATCTACGAACAGGCGTGACCCAAGTCGCCGCGCCGCCGGAAGACCCGGAAAGCCGGGCAGTAGTAGAGGACGTTTTTAGAGCTCTTGGCCGGCAGTCGAGCACAAGGCTGGTCAACCTTTCACACGCTAAGGGCGGCCCCTGGCACGAAGTCGTGAACGAAAGCGGAACCCGCGCGGGACTCGGGCTGCGGATATCTGATATGGTCATAAAGCAGCGATTCCACCGGCATCTAATTTCGATCGGCGCCGCCGACGAACGTGAAGGAGTGGCCTTTGACGAAATCCCGCCTGCCTGA
- a CDS encoding sensor histidine kinase: protein MVETVSPSETEPAPPRKRFPWPGGLSARLLLFTAVVVAFGGLLILPPALAAYEEQWLLDRVRAGELASTIAESDPELRVSDAVANQMFDQAGAVTVAVQVDGARRLVLPPKQPFETPYLVDLRRQNPGSWLAAPFFTLTSPKGSMVRVMAEPRFRKAEFVEVVLPDAPLKAKLVGYFWQLAGVTVFVAGLAGLLVYAFLNIFLVRPMQRITRAMEAFRGDPDDPAARIVVSSRRDEIGRAELELDRMQADLLAALASKARLAALGEAVAKINHDLRNMLTSAQMASDRLAALGDPKVAQALPRLERALDRAITLASDVMAYGKSKEPEPVTRVIPLRPALEMAAEDAGLTPQGVGLETVIGTREQVLADPDQLHRILTNLLRNAREAIEGAPDRGGKGKVFVELRRADGMSILRLSDDGPGVPERARANLFQPFVGSVRRGGTGLGLAIARELAQGHGGDLALVETGPGGSVFDLTLAGVPDPLPEVDDRAADASAS, encoded by the coding sequence ATGGTCGAAACGGTTTCGCCGTCGGAGACTGAACCCGCCCCGCCCCGGAAGCGCTTTCCGTGGCCCGGCGGCCTGTCGGCGCGCCTGCTGCTGTTCACCGCCGTCGTCGTCGCGTTCGGCGGCCTGCTGATCCTGCCGCCTGCCCTCGCGGCCTATGAGGAGCAGTGGCTGCTGGACCGCGTGCGGGCCGGCGAACTGGCCTCGACCATCGCCGAGTCCGACCCAGAACTGCGGGTCAGCGACGCGGTCGCCAACCAGATGTTCGACCAGGCCGGGGCCGTCACCGTCGCCGTCCAGGTGGACGGCGCCCGCCGCCTCGTCCTGCCGCCCAAGCAGCCCTTCGAGACGCCCTATCTCGTCGACCTGCGCCGCCAGAATCCGGGCTCGTGGCTGGCCGCCCCGTTCTTCACCCTGACCAGCCCCAAGGGCAGCATGGTCCGCGTCATGGCCGAGCCGCGCTTCCGCAAGGCCGAGTTCGTCGAGGTGGTGCTGCCCGACGCGCCGCTGAAGGCCAAGCTGGTCGGCTACTTCTGGCAACTGGCGGGCGTGACGGTCTTCGTGGCGGGGCTCGCGGGCCTGCTGGTCTACGCCTTCCTGAACATCTTCCTGGTTCGGCCGATGCAGCGGATCACCCGGGCCATGGAGGCGTTTCGGGGCGATCCCGACGATCCGGCCGCCCGCATCGTCGTGTCCAGCCGCCGCGACGAGATCGGCCGCGCCGAACTGGAGCTGGATCGCATGCAGGCCGATCTGCTGGCGGCCCTGGCCTCCAAGGCGCGCCTGGCCGCCCTGGGCGAGGCGGTGGCCAAGATCAATCACGACCTGCGCAACATGCTGACCAGCGCCCAGATGGCCTCGGACCGCCTGGCGGCCCTGGGCGACCCCAAGGTGGCCCAGGCGCTTCCGCGTCTCGAAAGAGCCCTGGACCGCGCCATCACCCTGGCCTCCGACGTCATGGCCTATGGCAAGTCCAAGGAGCCCGAGCCGGTCACGCGGGTCATCCCCCTGCGTCCAGCCCTGGAGATGGCGGCCGAGGACGCCGGTCTCACCCCGCAGGGAGTCGGCCTCGAGACGGTGATCGGGACGCGCGAGCAGGTGCTGGCCGATCCCGACCAGCTGCATCGCATCCTCACCAACCTGCTGCGCAACGCCCGCGAGGCCATCGAGGGCGCGCCGGACCGCGGCGGCAAGGGCAAGGTGTTCGTCGAGCTGCGCCGCGCCGACGGCATGAGCATCCTGCGCCTGTCCGACGATGGTCCTGGCGTGCCGGAGCGGGCGCGAGCCAATCTGTTCCAGCCCTTCGTCGGCTCGGTGCGGCGTGGCGGCACGGGCCTGGGCCTGGCCATCGCCCGCGAGTTGGCCCAGGGTCACGGCGGCGATCTGGCGCTGGTGGAAACCGGGCCTGGCGGTTCGGTGTTCGATCTGACGCTGGCCGGGGTTCCCGACCCGCTGCCAGAAGTCGACGACCGGGCCGCCGACGCTTCGGCCAGCTAG
- a CDS encoding recombinase family protein yields MGRLIEPEPTSMASRAALYLRVSTGRQAESDLSIPDQRRQMEAYCAGKGWTLGEVFVEPGNTATDDKRPSFQAMIEAALTKPALFDVILVHSFSRFFRDQFQFEFYIRKLAKNGVRLVSITQELGDDPMSAMMRKIMALFDEYQSKENAKHTLRAMKENARQGFWNGSRPPLGYRVYVAEQRGAKLKKKLEIDPINAEKVRLIYRLALFGTDGSGPMGFKSIAAYLNDRDIRTRDGGKFGLDAIHQILHRPSYMGEHHFNRTDHKLRKRKPDAEHAICEVPAIVTREEFQAVQDSLHLRHWKRTHPSHVTSRVLLGGIAFCGKCGGAMTLRTGRSSTGIQYRYYTCSTKARQGSTACEGITVNEGRLDAAVVEHLERRLLHPERLEVLLGNVIDKRSEWIDRRRVHVVELRQRATQAAAKLKRLYEALEDGFASTEDQDFKDRMRELAIIRDEARADADRAQAAIDKLGPMLTPETLGRFAEVAKERLRGEDGKYRREHVRALAQRVEVISKNEMRIVGNRTDLLRTLAASAGEQSAVLGVRSFKPKWRARNDSNVRPSDS; encoded by the coding sequence ATGGGCCGACTGATCGAGCCTGAACCGACCTCGATGGCGTCGAGGGCGGCGCTCTACCTCCGCGTCTCAACCGGCCGACAAGCCGAGAGCGACCTCTCCATCCCGGACCAGCGCCGGCAGATGGAGGCGTACTGCGCGGGCAAGGGATGGACCTTGGGCGAGGTGTTCGTTGAACCCGGCAACACCGCTACAGACGACAAGCGCCCATCGTTCCAGGCCATGATTGAAGCGGCGCTGACCAAGCCCGCCCTCTTTGACGTGATCTTGGTCCACTCGTTCTCGCGCTTCTTCCGCGACCAGTTCCAGTTCGAGTTCTACATCCGCAAGCTGGCCAAGAACGGGGTACGCCTGGTCTCGATCACCCAGGAGCTGGGTGACGATCCCATGAGCGCGATGATGCGCAAGATCATGGCCCTCTTCGACGAGTACCAATCGAAGGAGAACGCCAAGCACACCCTTCGCGCCATGAAGGAGAACGCCCGTCAGGGGTTCTGGAACGGGTCGCGTCCGCCGCTCGGCTACCGCGTCTATGTTGCCGAGCAGCGCGGCGCGAAGCTCAAGAAGAAACTGGAGATCGACCCAATCAACGCCGAGAAGGTCAGGCTTATCTATCGCTTGGCGCTGTTCGGCACCGACGGCTCCGGCCCGATGGGGTTCAAGTCGATCGCCGCCTATCTCAACGACCGGGACATTCGCACCCGCGACGGCGGAAAGTTCGGGCTCGATGCGATCCACCAAATCCTGCACCGCCCGTCCTACATGGGCGAGCACCATTTCAACCGCACCGACCATAAGCTCAGGAAGCGCAAACCCGACGCCGAGCACGCGATCTGTGAGGTCCCGGCCATCGTCACGCGCGAGGAGTTCCAGGCGGTTCAGGACTCGCTGCATCTGCGCCACTGGAAGCGGACGCACCCCAGCCACGTGACCAGTAGGGTGCTGTTGGGCGGCATCGCCTTTTGCGGCAAGTGCGGAGGAGCCATGACGCTCCGCACTGGCAGGAGTTCAACGGGCATCCAGTACCGCTACTACACCTGCTCGACGAAGGCGCGGCAGGGCAGCACCGCCTGTGAGGGCATTACCGTCAATGAAGGGCGTCTGGATGCCGCCGTTGTTGAGCATCTTGAGCGGCGGCTTCTCCATCCCGAGCGCCTTGAGGTTCTGCTCGGCAACGTCATCGACAAGCGGAGTGAGTGGATCGACCGCCGCCGCGTCCACGTCGTCGAGCTGCGGCAGCGAGCTACCCAGGCGGCGGCCAAGCTGAAGCGCCTTTATGAAGCGCTTGAGGACGGGTTCGCCTCGACTGAGGACCAAGACTTCAAGGATCGGATGAGGGAGCTGGCGATCATCCGCGACGAGGCCCGCGCAGACGCTGACCGGGCCCAAGCGGCGATCGACAAGCTAGGGCCAATGCTCACGCCGGAAACTCTCGGCCGCTTCGCTGAAGTCGCGAAGGAGCGGCTACGGGGAGAGGACGGCAAGTACCGTCGCGAGCACGTGCGCGCGTTGGCTCAGCGCGTGGAAGTCATCTCGAAAAACGAGATGCGCATCGTGGGAAATCGGACTGACTTGCTGAGGACCCTGGCCGCTTCAGCGGGCGAACAATCGGCGGTTCTCGGCGTTCGCAGTTTTAAACCGAAGTGGCGCGCCCGGAACGATTCGAACGTCCGACCCTCAGATTCGTAG
- the ggt gene encoding gamma-glutamyltransferase: protein MRRLVSLLALSAALQLTFAPVAALAESIPLAMPTPKPVSTSPAGKGMVAAANPLAVEAGLRVLRDGGSAVDAAVAIQAVLGLVEPQSSGLGGGAFMVFYDAKTGKVTAYDGRETAPSGAGPDMFLGNDGKPLPFVTALLSGRSTGVPGAVAMLAEAQKAHGKIAWSALFKDAETLADDGFVVSPRLAGMISTTRAPQPSQPDAVKYFTKPDGTRYQAGDVLKNPAYADTVRKIAAQGPSALLEGPIAQAIVDRLHQGDLPSTITLEDLKTYKPRSAPALCRPWKVYTVCVPNPQSSGLAVIQALQMLEHTDIGKRGPTDPVAWTQLAQAERVMYADRDRYVGDPAFVTVPVDGLLDPQYVAERAKLITDTAGEAPPFGHPKGAPKVGVDMTKEPGGTTHLVVVDPQGNVVSMTTTVESIFGNGRMVGGFFLNNQLTDFSFAPKEKDGAPAANAIAAGKRPRSSMAPLIVLDKKGKLVAALGSPGGNAILSYNLKAMVGLFYWNLNMQQAVSLPNIVARGDTFSGDADWFGPDMLAALNARGVNIKVGQIEGSGLHGVIVRPGGMLEGGADPRREGVAKGL from the coding sequence ATGCGTCGTCTCGTGTCCCTGCTCGCCCTCTCCGCGGCCCTCCAGCTGACCTTCGCGCCCGTCGCGGCCCTGGCGGAGTCGATCCCGCTGGCCATGCCGACGCCGAAGCCGGTCTCGACCTCGCCCGCCGGCAAGGGCATGGTCGCCGCCGCCAATCCGCTGGCGGTAGAGGCGGGCCTGCGCGTGCTGCGCGACGGTGGCTCGGCGGTCGACGCGGCGGTGGCCATCCAGGCGGTGCTGGGCCTGGTCGAGCCGCAGAGCTCGGGCCTGGGTGGCGGCGCGTTCATGGTCTTCTACGACGCCAAGACCGGCAAGGTGACGGCCTATGACGGCCGCGAGACGGCGCCCAGCGGGGCCGGGCCGGACATGTTCCTGGGGAACGACGGCAAGCCCCTGCCCTTCGTGACGGCGCTGCTGTCGGGCCGCTCGACCGGGGTGCCCGGGGCGGTCGCCATGCTGGCCGAGGCCCAGAAGGCGCACGGCAAGATCGCCTGGAGCGCGCTGTTCAAGGACGCCGAGACGCTGGCCGACGACGGCTTCGTGGTCAGCCCGCGCCTGGCCGGCATGATCAGCACCACCCGCGCGCCCCAGCCGTCCCAGCCCGACGCGGTGAAGTACTTCACCAAGCCTGACGGGACCCGCTACCAGGCCGGCGACGTGCTGAAGAACCCGGCCTATGCCGATACGGTGCGCAAGATCGCCGCCCAGGGCCCCTCGGCCCTCCTGGAAGGCCCGATCGCCCAGGCGATCGTCGACCGCCTGCACCAGGGCGACCTGCCCAGCACCATCACCCTGGAAGACCTGAAGACCTACAAGCCGCGCTCGGCGCCAGCCCTGTGCCGCCCCTGGAAGGTCTACACCGTCTGCGTGCCCAACCCGCAATCCTCGGGCCTGGCGGTGATCCAGGCGTTGCAGATGCTGGAGCACACCGACATCGGCAAGCGCGGCCCGACCGACCCGGTCGCCTGGACCCAGCTGGCCCAGGCCGAGCGCGTGATGTACGCCGACCGCGACCGCTATGTGGGCGACCCCGCGTTCGTGACCGTGCCGGTCGACGGCCTGCTGGATCCCCAGTACGTCGCCGAGCGCGCCAAGCTGATCACCGACACGGCCGGCGAGGCCCCGCCCTTCGGCCACCCCAAGGGCGCGCCCAAGGTCGGCGTCGACATGACCAAGGAGCCGGGCGGCACCACCCACCTGGTAGTCGTGGATCCCCAGGGCAACGTCGTCTCGATGACCACCACGGTCGAGAGCATCTTCGGCAATGGCCGGATGGTCGGCGGCTTCTTCCTGAACAACCAGCTGACCGACTTCTCGTTCGCGCCGAAGGAGAAGGACGGCGCCCCGGCCGCCAACGCCATCGCCGCGGGCAAGCGGCCGCGCTCGTCGATGGCCCCGCTGATCGTGCTGGACAAGAAGGGCAAGCTGGTCGCCGCCCTAGGCTCGCCCGGCGGCAACGCCATCCTGTCCTATAATCTCAAGGCCATGGTCGGGCTGTTCTACTGGAACCTGAATATGCAGCAGGCCGTGTCGCTGCCGAACATCGTGGCGCGCGGCGACACGTTCTCGGGCGACGCCGACTGGTTCGGGCCGGACATGCTGGCGGCGCTGAACGCGCGTGGCGTCAACATCAAGGTCGGGCAAATCGAGGGGTCCGGCCTGCACGGCGTGATCGTCCGTCCGGGCGGCATGCTGGAAGGCGGCGCCGATCCGCGTCGCGAGGGCGTGGCCAAGGGACTCTAG
- a CDS encoding helix-turn-helix domain-containing protein has translation MDTFKTESLPVYLSTVEAAQLLRLSPRTLEKHRLYGTGPSFRKIGGRVIDAAADLVAWAETGAKTSTSDPRCGPRPARRQSLPLQ, from the coding sequence ATGGACACGTTCAAAACTGAAAGTCTGCCGGTCTATCTCTCAACCGTTGAAGCCGCCCAACTCCTGCGCCTTTCGCCAAGGACGCTGGAGAAGCACCGCCTCTACGGCACCGGTCCCTCATTTCGAAAGATCGGCGGCAGGGTCATCGACGCGGCGGCCGACCTAGTCGCCTGGGCGGAGACCGGAGCCAAGACCTCGACTTCAGACCCTCGCTGCGGACCGCGCCCGGCGAGAAGGCAATCTCTGCCACTTCAGTAA
- a CDS encoding helix-turn-helix domain-containing protein, protein MQLKLARTALGLGVRELAAAADVAPSTVQRFESGKGDMHSRTLDKVQRVLEDGGVIFISADSAGGPGVRLRS, encoded by the coding sequence ATGCAGCTAAAGCTTGCTCGTACGGCGCTCGGCTTGGGCGTACGCGAACTGGCCGCTGCGGCTGACGTGGCGCCATCGACGGTCCAGCGGTTTGAGTCTGGCAAAGGCGACATGCATTCACGCACTCTCGATAAGGTACAGCGGGTTCTGGAGGACGGCGGCGTGATCTTCATCAGCGCCGACTCGGCCGGCGGCCCTGGCGTGCGGCTTCGCTCGTAA